DNA from Asticcacaulis sp. ZE23SCel15:
TCGGCATCGGTGGCGACCCGGTCAAGGGCACCGAGTTCATCGACATGCTGGAAATGTTCCTCGCGGATGATGAAACCAAGTCGATCATTATGATCGGTGAAATCGGCGGTTCTGCCGAAGAAGACGCCGCTCAGTTCCTGATCGACGAAGCCAAGCGCGGCCGTAAAAAGCCGATGGCTGGTTTCATCGCGGGACGCACGGCGCCTCCGGGCCGTCGCATGGGCCATGCCGGTGCGATCATCTCCGGTGGCAAGGGCGGCGCAGAAGACAAGATCGCGGCTATGGAAGCGGCGGGCATTAAGGTGTCGCCGTCGCCGGCAGCCTTGGGCGAGACGCTTCTGTCGGTCCTTAAGGGTTAATCAATATCCTTAAATTACTTAGGAAGGGCGGCATCTTAGGGTGCCGCCTTTTTTGTGGGCGAAAGCCATTTTCAGACACGAATTTACGGTCACAAACCGAAATGAAAAATTTTGTCTGACAATTGATTCACCCATTTTTGCCGGTTCTCAACGGTCAAAAAAAAGAGTATGCGTAAGTCAGTGCTGCGAATAGTCGCAGTGCGCTTCAATGCCTAGTGCTCAAGGCAGGCGGTGTCGTAATTGGCCGCCTAAACCGAAACATGAAAGGGAAGCGGTGTCGTAATTGGCCGCTTCAGCAGGTAACCTCATGGCGGATGATTCCGGCCGTTTAAATCAGGTGTTCGCAGAAACCTCGTTTCTGTATGGCGGCAACGCCGTTTTTATCGAACAAATTCAGGAAAAATGGGCCAAAGACCCCAGTTCCGTCTCCCCCGCCTGGCGGGCTTTTTTCGATCAGTTGATGGACAGCCCATCAACCGTCGCGGATAACGCTGACGCTGGGTCATGGGCGCGCGACATTCCCGCCGTCCGTGATGAGCTGACCTCGGCCATGGACGGGTTCTGGCCCGCCGTCGAAGCCAAGGCTGCCAAGATGCCGGAAAAGACCGCCGCGGTGGTCACCGGAACCGCCGCTCCGTCACCGGAGGCTCTGCGGGCCGCATCACGCGACTCCGTGCGCGCCCTGATGCTGATCCGTGCCTACCGTATTCGCGGTCACCTGCAGTCAAACCTCGATCCGCTCGGCATTTCGCCCAAGGGCACCAATCCTGAGCTGGAACCCTCGCACTGGGGCTTCACCGATGCTGACCTGAACCGTCCGATCTTTATCGACGGCGTTCTGGGGCTTGAAACCGCGACGCTAACCGAAATCATCACCATCCTTAAGCGCACCTATTGCTCGAACGTCGGCGTGCAGTACATGCACATCGCTGATCCGGCCGAAAAAGCCTGGATTCAGGAGCGTATCGAAGGCCGCGACAAGGAAATCACCTTCACCAAGGAAGGCAAGATCGCCATCCTCAAGAAGCTGATCGAAACCGAAGGCTTTGAGCGCTTCATCCACCGTCGTTTCCCCGGCACCAAGCGCTTCGGCCTTGACGGTGGCGAAGCCATGATCCCGGCGCTGGAGCAAATCATCAAACGCGGCGGCGCGCTTGGCATGAAGGACATCATCCTCGGTATGGCCCACCGTGGTCGTCTTAACGTGCTGGCCGGCGTGATGGGCAAGCCTTATAAGGCCGTGTTCCACGAGTTTCAGGGCGGCTCGTCCCTGCCGTCGGATATCGAAGGTTCCGGCGACGTGAAGTACCACATGGGCGCGTCATCTGACCGTGCCTTTGACGGTAACAATGTCCACCTGTCGCTAACCGCCAACCCGTCGCACCTTGAAATCGTCAACCCGGTCGTTCTGGGTAAGGCGCGCGCCAAACAATATTATCAAATCAAGGAAAAGAACGACGGCACGCTCGATCGCTCCGGCACCCTGCCGCTGCTGATCCACGGCGATGCCGCCTTTGCCGGTCAGGGCGTGGGCATGGAATGTTTCGCGCTGATGGGCCTTAAGGGCTATAAGACCGGCGGGACGATCCACTTCATCATCAATAACCAGATCGGGTTTACCACCTCGCCGCACAATTCGCGCTCGTCGCCGTATCCATCGGACGTAGCCTTAATGGTGGCGGCCCCGATCCTGCACGTCAATGGCGACGATCCCGAGGCCGTTGTGTTCGCGGCCAAGCTGGCGACCGAGTTCCGCCAGACCTTCGCCAAGGACGTCGTGGTCGATATGTTCTGCTATCGCCGCTTTGGCCATAACGAAGGCGATGATCCGACCTTCACCCAGCCGCTGATGTACGCCCGGATCAAGGACCATCCGTCAACGCGCGAGCTTTACTCGCAGCGCCTGATCGCTGAAGGCACCGTCTCTCAGGCTGAGGTTGATGGCTTCATCAAAGACTTCGACACCTTCCTCGATTCCGAATTTGAAGCGGGTAAGGTTTATAAGGCCTCAAAGGCCGACTGGCTGGACGGCAAGTGGTCTGGCCTTGGCCTGCCCGAAGAAGATGAACGTCGCGGCACCACCTCGGTGCCCCGTGCCAAGCTTCTTGAAATCGGTCGCAAGATCACCGAAATCCCCAACCACGTCGATATGCACAAGACGCTGAAGCGCGTCATTGAGGCCCGTCGCGCGGCGGTCGATTCCGGTGAGAATATCGACTGGGCTTTGGCGGAGCATCTGGCCTATGGCTCGCTACTCGACGAAGGCTTCCCCGTGCGCCTGTCCGGTCAGGATTCGGTACGCGGCACCTTCTCTCAACGTCACTCGGCCTTCGTTGATCAGACCACGGAAGAACGCTACTTCCCGCTCAACAATCTGCGCGACGGTCAGGCTCAATACGAAGTCATCGACTCGGCCCTGTCCGAAGAAGCGGTGCTTGGGTTTGAATACGGCTATTCTCTGGCCGATCCGAACACACTGACCCTGTGGGAAGGCCAGTTCGGCGACTTCGTCAACGGCGCGCAAGTGGTTATTGACCAGTTCATCTCATCGGGTGAGCGCAAGTGGTTACGGATGTCAGGTCTTGTGATGTTGCTGCCGCACGGCTACGAAGGTCAGGGCCCGGAACATTCGTCCGCGCGCCTTGAACGCTTCTTACAAGCCTGCGCCGAAGACAATATGCAGGTCGCCAACTGCACGACCCCGGCCAACTACTTTCACATCCTGCGTCGTCAGATCCACCGTCCGTTCCGCAAACCCCTGATCATCATGACGCCGAAATCTCTTTTGCGTCACAAGAAGGCGGTTTCAACTTTTGCGGATATCTCTGAGGGTTCCAGCTTCCACCGCGTCCTGCACGACGATGCCCAGACACGTCCGGAAGTGGCCGGTGTCAAACTGGTCGCCGACGACAAGATCCGCCGTGTCGTTCTGTGTTCGGGTAAGGTCTATTACGACCTGCTCGAAGACCGCGAAAAGAAGGGCATCAAGGACGTTTATCTGATGCGTCTGGAGCAGTTCTATCCGTGGCCGATGAAGTCGCTGCTGACCGAGCTTGGCCGCTTCAAGAACGCCGAACTGGTCTGGTGTCAGGAAGAACCGAAAAACATGGGCGGCTGGACGTTTGTCGAGCCGTGGCTGGAACTGACGCTCGATAAGCTCAAGGTAAAGGCCAAGCGCGCCCGTTATGTCGGTCGTCCGGCCTCGGCCTCGACCGCTGCCGGTGTCATGAGCCGCCACCTCAAAGAACTCGAAACTTTCCTTAATGAGGCGTTCGCGTAAGCGCGAGCGCCTTCCCCCACACGCATTTTTCAAAATTCAAAAATCGGAGCCTGAAACCTCATGGCTGATATCTTAACCCCCGTTCTTGGCGAATCTGTTGCCGAAGCCACCATCGCCCGCTGGACCAAAAAGCCCGGCGATGCCGTCAAAAAGGACGAAGTCCTGGTCGAGCTGGAAACCGATAAGGTCTCCCTCGAAGTCGCCGCCCCCGCTGACGGCACCCTGTCTGAAATTCTGGTCGGCGAAGGCGACACCGTCGTCCCCGGCACCATCCTTGGTCGCATCGGTGCGGCCGGTGCCGCCGCGGCTCCGGCCCCCATGGCAGCCCCTGCTGCCACACCTGCGCCTGCCGCAGCACCGGCTTCGGGCAATCTGGTCGAAGTCAAAACCCCGGTTATGGGTGAATCCGTCGCCGAAGGCGCTATCGGCACCTGGTTGAAAAAAGCCGGTGACGCCGTCAAAAAAGACGAGGTTCTGGTCGAAATCGAAACCGATAAGGTTGCCGTCGAAGTTGCCTCACCGGCTGATGGCGTGCTGGCTGAAATCGTGGCTGCTGACGGTGCTACCGTCACGCCGGGTCAGGTCATCGCTAAAATCGCCGCCGGGGCTTCTGCCGGTTCGACTCAAGCGGCGCCCGCACCTGCTGCCGCTCCGGCCCCAGTCGCGGCTGCGGCTGCCCCCGCCGCGTCTCAGCATCTGTCCCCGTCGGTGCAGCGCATCACGACCGAAAACAACCTCGACACCTCCGCCATTGCCGGCACCGGCAAAGACGGTCGCATCACCAAGGGCGACGCGCTCGCGGCCCTGTCATCGCCCGCGCCGACACCGGT
Protein-coding regions in this window:
- a CDS encoding 2-oxoglutarate dehydrogenase E1 component, translating into MADDSGRLNQVFAETSFLYGGNAVFIEQIQEKWAKDPSSVSPAWRAFFDQLMDSPSTVADNADAGSWARDIPAVRDELTSAMDGFWPAVEAKAAKMPEKTAAVVTGTAAPSPEALRAASRDSVRALMLIRAYRIRGHLQSNLDPLGISPKGTNPELEPSHWGFTDADLNRPIFIDGVLGLETATLTEIITILKRTYCSNVGVQYMHIADPAEKAWIQERIEGRDKEITFTKEGKIAILKKLIETEGFERFIHRRFPGTKRFGLDGGEAMIPALEQIIKRGGALGMKDIILGMAHRGRLNVLAGVMGKPYKAVFHEFQGGSSLPSDIEGSGDVKYHMGASSDRAFDGNNVHLSLTANPSHLEIVNPVVLGKARAKQYYQIKEKNDGTLDRSGTLPLLIHGDAAFAGQGVGMECFALMGLKGYKTGGTIHFIINNQIGFTTSPHNSRSSPYPSDVALMVAAPILHVNGDDPEAVVFAAKLATEFRQTFAKDVVVDMFCYRRFGHNEGDDPTFTQPLMYARIKDHPSTRELYSQRLIAEGTVSQAEVDGFIKDFDTFLDSEFEAGKVYKASKADWLDGKWSGLGLPEEDERRGTTSVPRAKLLEIGRKITEIPNHVDMHKTLKRVIEARRAAVDSGENIDWALAEHLAYGSLLDEGFPVRLSGQDSVRGTFSQRHSAFVDQTTEERYFPLNNLRDGQAQYEVIDSALSEEAVLGFEYGYSLADPNTLTLWEGQFGDFVNGAQVVIDQFISSGERKWLRMSGLVMLLPHGYEGQGPEHSSARLERFLQACAEDNMQVANCTTPANYFHILRRQIHRPFRKPLIIMTPKSLLRHKKAVSTFADISEGSSFHRVLHDDAQTRPEVAGVKLVADDKIRRVVLCSGKVYYDLLEDREKKGIKDVYLMRLEQFYPWPMKSLLTELGRFKNAELVWCQEEPKNMGGWTFVEPWLELTLDKLKVKAKRARYVGRPASASTAAGVMSRHLKELETFLNEAFA
- the odhB gene encoding 2-oxoglutarate dehydrogenase complex dihydrolipoyllysine-residue succinyltransferase: MADILTPVLGESVAEATIARWTKKPGDAVKKDEVLVELETDKVSLEVAAPADGTLSEILVGEGDTVVPGTILGRIGAAGAAAAPAPMAAPAATPAPAAAPASGNLVEVKTPVMGESVAEGAIGTWLKKAGDAVKKDEVLVEIETDKVAVEVASPADGVLAEIVAADGATVTPGQVIAKIAAGASAGSTQAAPAPAAAPAPVAAAAAPAASQHLSPSVQRITTENNLDTSAIAGTGKDGRITKGDALAALSSPAPTPVALAPTPSAPAAPRPAAAREERVKMTRLRQTIARRLKESQSTAAQLTTFNEVDMSTVMNLRNTYKDAFEKRHGVKLGFMSFFAKAVVAALKDIPAVNAEIDGTDIIYKNHYDLGVAVGTDKGLVVPVLRDVDQLSLAGIEKGIAGLGKQARDGTLSLDQLQGGTFTITNGGIYGSLMSTPILNMPQVGILGMHNIVQRPMVVNGQIVARPMMYLALSYDHRIVDGKEAVTFLVRIKEGLEDPQRFILDV